GCGCGGACCTCGGACCTATCTGTACCTTGGACGGGAATCCGGACCGGGCGGACTTCCCTTGGGCGTTGCCGGCCACATCGTCGCGCTCGTCGACGGTCCCCGAGGCGCGCTCGGAGCGTACCTTCTGATGAAGCGGGGCTGCCGAGCGGCGATCGTGGAGACCCCGTCGGGCGCGGAAACGGTCGAGCGCGTGCTCCGGGTCTTCGATCCGCACCTGCGCGTCGAGCGCTCCGCCGCCGATCCGGAGTCCTGGGAGCCGGCACTCGCCCGGCTCGCTGAGGAATCGAACGCCGATGGGGTGGTGTTGCCGATCGATGTCGCCGGGTACGTCCTGGCCCGCGAGCGCTGGGGCGAGCGCGTCCTGTTCTCGCCGACCGTCGGATTGACGGAAGGGGAGGTGACGGATCGATGGGAGCGGATCACGGCACTCCTCGCGTGAGCCAGCATCGTCTGGACGGGTCGCCGCCGAAGGATCCGCCCTCGACGGAATCCCCTCCGGCGGAGGGAGCGCTTCCCGCCCCGAGCGCTCCCGGGAGCACCGGGTCGATGGTTCCTGGTGTGGATGACGCGGCGCTCGAGGAGCGCCGCCGTCAATGGGCCATCGAGCGAGCGCGTTTCGAAGCGGCCCATCTTCCGCCCCGAACCGAGGCGCCCGAGGTTGACTGAGCGTGCGCCTCGGACTCCCGCAACACGATGGGCTAGCCTAATAGGCACCGGGGGTCGTCGATTCGACACCCCCATTCCATGCCGATGTACACCGTTTCAGGCCGGTTCTATGCGCGCCGGGACGACTGGCAAGTGTTCCACAAGCAGCACGACGCCCCCACACCGGACCAGGCACGGGAGTGGGCGCTCAGCGAGATCGGAGGCTGCCATGGGATCCAGCGGCGGAACATCCGCATCGATACGATCGCCGAGGTACTGCCGGAATGAGCGCCGGGTCGCGCGAGGTCGTGACCGAGGAGCAGGTCCAAGAGGAGCTGATGCGCCTCGAGGCGTACCGCAACCAGCTCAACGCGCTCCTGCAGCAACACCAGCTGCTGGGCTCTTCGCGGATCGAGCACGACCGCGCCCGTGAGACGCTCGAGGCCCTCGACCGGCTGAGCACGGACAGCGAGATCGTCATTCCACTCGGCGGGGATGCCTACGTGCGCGGTAGCGCCGCACGTGGCACCCAGGTCCTCCTCGGCATCGGTAGCGGGGTGGTCGTCGAGATGGAACGGCCTAAAGTC
The nucleotide sequence above comes from Thermoplasmata archaeon. Encoded proteins:
- the rpl18a gene encoding 50S ribosomal protein L18Ae, which translates into the protein MPMYTVSGRFYARRDDWQVFHKQHDAPTPDQAREWALSEIGGCHGIQRRNIRIDTIAEVLPE
- the pfdA gene encoding prefoldin subunit alpha, with the protein product MSAGSREVVTEEQVQEELMRLEAYRNQLNALLQQHQLLGSSRIEHDRARETLEALDRLSTDSEIVIPLGGDAYVRGSAARGTQVLLGIGSGVVVEMERPKVVEILAQRLTRIDQAAQEMGEQIHTLEERVELISQRLDSLSRAPPPAGGAGASDVGGA